The nucleotide window GTTTCGAGCCGATCATTCCGGGCTTTCGTCATGTGCCGTTCAACGATCTGGACGCCGTCCGCGCAGCGCTGTCGCCCGCCACGGCGGCGGTGCTCATCGAGGGCATCCAGGGCGAGGGTGGCATCACGCCGGCGACGGCCGCGTACCTCGCGGGGCTTCGACGCCTGTGCGACGAGCACCGGCTGCTGCTCCTGATGGACTCGGTCCAGTGCGGCCATTTCCGCACCGGGCGGTTCCAGAGCTTCCAGCGGATCCTGGAGGGATTTTCCGGTGCGGAGGCGTTCCTTCCGGACGGCATCTCCATGGCCAAGTCCCTGGGCGGCGGGTTTCCGATCGGGGCGTTCTGGGTGCGGTCCGAGGCGCAGGGCGTGCCGCTGGCGGATCTCTTCGGTCCCGGGACCCACGGGACCACCTACGGGGGCGGCCCGCTGGGCTGTGCCGTCGCGTTGCGGATTCTGGACGTCATCGAGCGGGAGGGCCTTGCGGCGCATGTGCGCACGACGGGCGACTGGATTCAGGCGCAGCTCGGGGAGCTTGCCACGGCGTTTCCCGGAGTTGTCCACGGAGTCCGGGGCCTTGGGTTCATGCTGGGACTCGAGCTGCGTTCGCGTGAGGAGATCCCTGCGTTTGCGCGGGACGAACGGCCCGCGAGCACGCAGCTGGTGCTCCGGCTCCAGGAGGCGGGGGTGCTTACGATTCCAAGCGGCGCCCGGGTGGTCCGGCTGCTGCCCGCCTTGAACCTGTCCCGGGCGCAGGCTGAGGAAGGGATCACCCTGCTGAAGCAGGTGGTGGGCGCCTGTGCCTGAGCTTGAGCCCGGGCCCCGGCGATTGGGGCCATCGCCGGTCAACTTCCGTCTCGCCCGGCGGTGTCCTCCTCAAATAGCCTCCGGGTTCCGTCTGTGAGCCATCCTTTCCAGTTGATCCGTTGCCACCGCGGCGTGCCGTCCGGGACGGGGCCCCGGTTTTCCCAATGACCTCCGCCGAGATCCGACAGTCCTTCCTGGAGTTCTTCCGGTCGAAGCAACACACGATCGTGCCCGGCGCGAGCCTGATGCCCGGCAGCCCGAACCTGTTGTTCACCAATGCCGGGATGAACCAGTTCGTGCCCATCTTTCTTGGCGAACGTGCGGCCGATGTGTCCCGCTGGGCCGGCGCGGTGCCGGGGAGCGATACGCGGGCGACGGACACCCAGAAATGCATCCGGGCCGGGGGCAAGCACAACGACCTCGATGATGTGGGGCTCGACACCTACCACCACACGTTCTTCGAGATGCTCGGGAACTGGTCGTTCGGGGACTACTTCAAGCGGGAGGCGATTGAGTGGGCCTGGGAACTGGTGGTGGAGCGCTGGAAGTTTCCGGCGGAACGTCTTTACGCCACCATCTACCAGCCGGATGTGGCGCAGGGTGACCCGGGCGGGCGCGACGAGGAGGCGTGGAATTGCTGGGCGGAGCGGTTTCGCTCCCGCGGACTCGACCCGGAGGTCCACATCGTCAATGGCGGCCGGAAGGACAACTTCTGGATGATGGGGGAAACGGGGCCGTGCGGCCCGTGCTCGGAACTGCACGTGGACCTCACGCCCGCCGGAGACACCCGCGGCAGCCTGGTCAATCGCGGTACCGCCGAATGCATCGAAATCTGGAACCTGGTGTTCATCCAGTACAACGCGAACCCCGACGGCACCTTCTCGCCGCTGCCGGCGCGGCATGTAGACACCGGCATGGGCTTTGAGCGGGTCACCTCCATTCTGCAGGGCACGAAGGGATTCACGGATTTCGTCAACGCCCGCATCTCCAACTATGAGACGGACATCTTTCGTCCGATCTTTGACGAACTGGAGCGGCTGAGCGGGCGGCGCTACGGCTCGACCCTGCCGCGTCCGGGGAGCACGGGGGACACCGACCTGGAGCGCGGTGACGTCGCGTTTCGCGTCATTGCCGATCACCTCCGCACCCTGACGTTTGCCGTGGCCGACGGCATCCAGCCCGGCAACACGGACCGCAACTATGTACTGCGGCGCATCCTGCGGCGGGCCGTCCGCTACGGGCGCACCCTGGGGCTGCACGAGCCGTTCTTCTTCAAGCTCGTGGATGTCCTGGCGGCCACGATGGGCGGGGTCTTCCCGGAGCTCCGCACGAAGCAGGGGCATGTGAAGGAGGTGCTGCGCCGCGAGGAGGAGGCGTTCAACCGGACGTTGGACCGGGGGATCACCTTGTTTGAGCAGGAGGCGTCCCGGATTCAGGACGTGACGGCCCGGGCTCCCCGGATCGGCGGCGCGTTTGCGTTCCGGCTCTACGATACGTACGGCTTCCCCCTCGACCTGACGGAGTTGATGGCCCGCGAGCGGGGTCTGACCGTGGACACGGCGGGCTTCGAGGTCCTGATGGAGGAGCAGCGGGCGCGGGCGCGGGCGGCGCAGAAGAAGACGGTGGTTGAGTTGTCCCAACTGGAGCGTCCGATGCCCACGAAGTTTGTGGGGTATGAGACGCTGGAGACCCCGGCGACGGTCCTGGATGTGGTGCGGGTGAAGGACCGGGTGGCCGTCGTCCTCGACACGTCGAGTTGCTATGCGGAAATGGGCGGGCAGGTTGGCGACACGGCGGATCTGGGCGGCGGCGGGGAGCTCTGGCGGGTGGGCGATACCCAGAAAACCGGCCACACCTGGCTGCACTTCCTGGAGGCGGACGGGGCGCCGCTCGAATCGGCCCCGGCCGTGGGCGCGACCGTGACGCTTTCCGTGCACTCCGGCCGCCGCGCCGCCATCCAGCGCCACCACACGGTCACCCACCTGCTGCACTGGGCCCTTCACGAGGTGGTCGGACCCGGGGCCTCGCAGAAGGGGTCCTCGGTCACGGCCGCAAAGCTGACCTTCGATTTCAACAGCGCCCCGCTGACGCCGGGGCAGGTTGCGGACGTCGAACGGCTGGTCAACGAACGGGTCCTTGAGAATGCTCCGGTGACGTGGACGGAGGTGCCGTATGCCGACGTGCGCGACCGGGGGGACGTGTTGCAGTTCTTCGGCGACCGGTACGGCGACGTGGTGCGAGTGGTCCAGATCGGGGGGGGGCCGGCGGGCCTTGACGGCTTTTCCATGGAGCTTTGCGGCGGAACCCACACCCGGGCGACCGGAGAGATCGGACTGTTTCGTATCGTGAGCGAGAGCGCCATTGCCGCCGGGGTCCGGCGCATCGAGGCGGTCGCCGGGCTGCCGGCCCATGCGGCGGCGCGCCAGGACCTGGAACTCCTCCGCGCGATTGCGGGACGGTTGACCGCGCCGGTGGCGGAACTGGAGAAGCGGATTGAGGCGCTGCTCGCGCACCAGAAATCCCTCGAGCGCCAGATCCACATCGCGCTGCTGCGGAACGCCTCCAATGCCGCCGCGGAGTTGCTCGGGCGCAGCACACTGGCGGGGGACATCCCCCTGATCACGCACAACCTGGGTGACGCCGAGCCGGAGTTCCTCCAGGCGGTCGCCGATGCGCTGAAGGGGCGGTTCCCCGGGGTCCTGGTCCTCGGCGGCGGTGCCCCCGGCGCGGTGACCCTACTGGCCACGGTGGCTCCGGACCTCACGCGACGCGTGCAGGCCGGAAGGTTGATCCAGGCCATCGCCCCGATCGTGGACGGCAAGGGCGGGGGGCGTCCGGAAAGTGCGCGCGGCGGCGGCCGGAATGCCGCGAAGCTGGATGAGGCGCTGGCCCGCGTGCGACCCCTGCTGGAGGCGGCGGCGTCCTGATCCGTACCGACCCGAACCCACACTCCATGGCGGCCCCCCTGGATCACCTCGCGGTTTTTGGCCTGGGAAAACTCGGAGCCTGCATCGCGGCCACGCTGGCGGCGCGAGGGTGCCGGGTGCTCGGCGTGGACGTGGACCCGGAAAAGGTCCGGAGGATCAACGCAGGGGAGGCTCCGGTGGATGAGCCGCTGCTGCCGGAGACCCTGCGCGAAGCCGGATCCCGGTTGCGGGCCACGATGGAACCGGTCGAGGCGGTGGAAGCGGACGCCTCGTTCTACATTCCGCCGTCCCCAAGCCTTCCCGACGGAAGTTTTTCCACGGAGTTTCTCGTGCGGGCGATGACCCCGATGGCTCGGGCGCTGCGGGATGCCGGGCGCCGGGGACATCTGTTCGTCGTCAATTCCACGACGACGCCGGGTGCGATGCAGGAGGTGATCCGTCCCCTGCTGGAGCGGGAGACCGGGTGGACCTGCGGACGGGATTTTGGGCTGTGCTACAACCCCGAGTTCATCGCGCTTGGCAATGTGATCCGGGGCCTGCTGGAGCCGGACCTTGTGTTGATCGGCGAATCGGATCCGGAGAGCGGCGGCCGGCTCGAAGCCCTGTACCGGCGCTACAACACCAACCGGCCGGCGATCGAGCGGATGTCCCTGACGAGCGCCGAACTGGCCAAGATCTCGGTGAACAGCTTCATCACGATGAAGATCAGCTTCACCAACCAGCTCCGGCTGCTGGCCGGGCGGCTGCCGGAGGCGGACATTCACGCGATCCTCGCCGCCATTGGCTCGGATTCCCGCATTGGTGCCAAGTACCTCCGCGCGGGCCTCAGCTATGGCGGACCCTGCTTTCCCCGCGACAACCGGCTGGTCGCCCACACGGCCCGCCGTCTGGGGCTGGAGGCACCCCTTGCCGAGGCGACCGACCGGGTGAACGAGCTGGCGCGGGCCGATCTGCTCGAGCAGGTGCTGCTCGCCAACCCGGGTGCCAGCACGATCGGCATCCTGGGCATGGCCTACCGACCGAACACGGCGATTGTCGAGGAATCCGCGGGCCTGGACCTCGCACAGCGCCTGCGTCAGCGCGGGCTGCGGGTGCTCGTCCACGATGTCCAGGCCGGTCCCGCGAACTGTCCCGACCTCCGGGCCTTCGAGTGCTTCGACTCCGTGGACGCATTGCTGCAGGACCCGCACCTCGGTGCGGTGATCCTCTGCTGCCCCTGGCCGGCCTATCGCGGCCTTCGCCTGCCGCCCGGGGTCGCGGCGGTGGATCCGTGGGGCGTGCTTGAGCCGGCGGACGCGGACTGAATCGCGGGAGTTCCGGTGGTCCGGAGTTGTTCTTCCGGGGTGGACTTCCTTTGAACGTCGTCAAAGTTGGTTCGTCCGATTGCTCGACGTCACCCGTCCGCTTCTGGTTGGCTCCGGCGTCCGCTTTTCACCATTCTGTCATGTCCCTGAACGTCTCCGAGGAACTATCCGGCCGGCTCCAGGCTGCCGCCGAGCATCTGCAGCGGGTCCGCATCGAGGTCGGACGCGTCATTGTTGGCCAGCGCGAGCTCGTGCATCGCCTGTTGGTGGGACTGGTCGCCCGCGGCCACATCCTGCTGGAAGGCCTGCCCGGCCTTGCGAAGACGGCCAGCGTCAGCGCACTCGCGCGCGCCACGCACTGCCAGTTCGCGCGGATCCAGTTCACACCCGACCTGCTGCCCGGCGACATCACCGGAACCCTGATCTATGACCCGGTGCAGGGCACTTACTCCACCCGTATGGGGCCCATTTTCGCCAACCTGGTGCTTGCCGACGAAATCAACCGCGCACCGTCGAAGGTGCAGTCTGCGCTGCTGGAGGCCATGCAGGAACGCCAGACCACGATCGGGGACAAGACGTGGCCGCTTCCGGAACCGTTTCTGGTGCTGGCCACGCAGAATCCCATCGAGCAGGAGGGCACCTACCCGTTGCCGGAGGCGCAGATGGACCGGTTCATGTTGAAGGTGATCGTCGGCTACCCCAGCGCGGAGGAGGAGCTGGTGATCCTGGACCGGATGGCCTCCACACGCCCCTCGTTCCACCTCGATGCCGTCGTCTCGCCGGAGGAGATTGTGGGGTACCAGGATCTGTTGAACCGGATCCACGTGGACCCGCTGGTGCGCGACTACGTGGTCCGGTTGGTGGTGGCCACGCGCGATGCCGCGGCGGGCCGCGGGGTGGCGCCCGACCTCAAGCGCCTGGTGCGCATTGGCGCAAGTCCCCGTGCCACGATCAACCTTGCGCTCGCCGCCCGCGCCTGCGCGCTGCTGGAAGGCCGGGATCACGTGACGCCCGACGATGTCAAGCTCATCGCCCCGGATGTCCTGAGGCATCGGATCCTGCTGACCTACGAGGCCGAGGCTGAGGACATCGGGACCGAAAGCATCGTCCAGACGCTGCTCGGCAAAGTGAAGGTGCCCTGAGGGATCCCCGCCCCCCGCATGCTGCCTGCCGATTATCTTCAGCGGCTCCGGATGGTGGAGCTCCGCGCCCGGCTGGTCAGCGAGCAGCTCATGGGCGGGCGGCTGGTCAGCGTGTTCAAGGGGCGCGGCATGGATTTTGCCGATGTGCGCGAGTACGTGCCCGGGGATGACGTCCGGCGCATTGACTGGAATGTCACCGCGCGACTTCGGAAGCCCTTCATCAAGCGTCACGTCGAGGAGCGCGAGCTGGTGGTCCTGCTGCTGGTGGACGTGTCCGCCAGCGGTCACTTCGGGACGGCGTCGGGGGAGTCTGCGGAGGCCGCCACCAAGCGCGAACTGGCGGCCGTGCTGGCGGGGGCTCTTGCCTTCAGCGCCATTCGCAACGGGGACCGGGTGGGGCTGCTTTTGTTCACCGACCGCGTCGAGCGTTACGTGCCCCCGCGCAAGACCCGGTCGCACGTGACGCGCCTGTTGCACGAGTTGTTGTTCACCGTGCCGCGGTCCACGGGCACCTCGCTTACCACGGCGGTGAACTTCCTGAACAACCTGCTGCACCGTCCGGCCCTGGTGTTTGTGCTCTCCGACTTTCACGATCCGGCCGGGGAACAATGGCAACGGTCGCTGGCCGCGACGAACCAGCGCCACGAGGTGATCGCGCTGCGCACGGTGGATCGCCGCGAGCTGGAGCTGCCGGATGTGGGGCTGGCGCTCGTGCAGGACGCCGAAAGCGGCGAACTGCTGGAACTGGACACCGCCGATCCCGCGGTGCGGGAGGCCTGGGCGGCCGCGGCCGACGAGCGGACCCGTGAACTCGTCATGACCTTCCGGCGTTGCCGGATTCCCGAAATGGAGGTCCGCACCGACCAGCCGTGGCTGCACCGCCTCCAAAAATTCCTCGACCAGTCGGCCAAGCGCCGCGTGGCGTGACGATCCCCTTCCCGGACCCGTGAATCGCACCGCCCTGATCGAGGACCTCACGCTGTTGCCGCTGCCGCCCTGGTGGCAGTCGCCCTGGGCGGTTGCGGGGATCCTGATCGCGATCCTGGCTCTCGGAGCCCTCGGCTGGTGGCTGTGGCGACGGGCGCAGGGCCGCCGCCTCCCGGTGCCGGTGCGGGTGCCTGAACCGGACCGGGTCCCGGAATTTCTGGAACGGCTTGAAGCCCTGCGTGGACGGCGCGGGGACTTGAGCGCGCACGACTTCGCTTTTGAGTGTTCGGAGGTGCTCCGGGAGTTCGTGGAGTGGCGTCACCGGCTCGCCATCCGGTTCCAGACCACCCGGGAGTTTCTCGATGCGGCGGCCTGTCACGCGTCGCTCGCCGCTCCCCAGCGGGAGCGGCTTGGGGAGTACCTGAGGTCCTGCGATCTCCTGAAGTTTGCCCGCCGGGACGCGACGCTTGAGGAGGAGGAACGCCTCGTGGATGCCGCTGTCGGTCTGGTGCGGCAGGGAGGGGCCCGATGATGCGGATCTGGGGCGCCGCCCTCCCCGGCCTGGAGGGCTTTGAGTTTCAGCATCCGTGGGTGCTCCTGTTGCTCCTGCTGCTGCCACCCCTGGCCTGGTGGTGCGGTGCCCGCGGGCCCTTGCCCACGGTGCCGGTCCCTTCGCTGCAGGGGGTGCGGCATCTGGGCACGGTGCCCCGGCGTCATCGCGGTGCCCTGCGTTGGTTCGGCCTGCTCCTGCCCGTCGCGCTTTGCATCGTGGCGCTGGCCCGCCCGCGTCTGCCCCGCGGTGATCTGCCCGATCCCAGCCGGGGCATTGACATCCTCCTCACCCTCGACTTCTCGCGGTCCATGGCGGAGACCGATTTTCGCCTGAGGAATCGCCGGGTGAGCCGTCACGAGGCCCTCGTGTCCGTCACCGGCGACTTCATCAAGGGACGCCCCAATGACCGCATCGGCATCGTCTGCTTTGCCCGGACCCCGTGGCTTGTCAGCCCGCTGACCCTGGATCATGAGTGGGCGATGTCCTCCCTCAAGGAGGCCGAGTTGGCCACCGGGACCGGCATCGGCTGGGCCATCGCCGCTTCGACGACCTTCCTCAAGCACGACAGCGACCGCAACAAGGTGATCATCCTGATCACGGATGGCGACAACTCCGCGGGCCCCAAGCCGTTCGACATGGCGCCGCTGGCGGTGAAGGAGAACATCCGCGTGTACACCATCCTGATCGGCCCCGAGATGGTGACCCCGTCCATGGCGGCCAACCACGAATTGAACAAGGTCGCGCGGTTGACGGGCGGGCAGTTCTTTCAGGCCCAGGACGCCAATGCCCTGGAGAACATTTTCGCCGCCATCGAAAAGCTGGAGAAGCGTGACCTCGTCCAGAAGCGCTTCGTGAGCTGGAGGGAGCTCTATCCGTGGTTCCTGTGGACTGCGGCGGCCGTCTGGCTGGTGCAGTTGGCGGCGGACGAGGTGGTCCGGAGGCGCATCCCATGAAGTTTGCCCACCCGCTGTTCCTGTACCTGCTCCCGGTGTCACTCGGCCTCCTGGCGTGGGCTTTGGTCTGGGCGCGCCGGCGTCGCGAGCGGCTGCGGACGGTGTTTACCGGCGGGGGGGAACGCCCCTGGGCGCGTCCCAACGGGCCGTCCGGTGCACGGACCGCCGACGTTGCCCTGACACTGGCCGCGTTTGCATTCCTGATGCTGGCGCTGGCGCGCCCGCTCTGGTTCCAGCCGGACCAGAAGAACGAACTGCGCGGCGTGCCGTACCTCATCGCGCTCGATGCCTCGCGCTCCATGCTGGCGACGGATGTCCGGCCGTCGCGCTGGGCGGCGACCACCAATGCCCTCGACCGGTTCCTTCTCGAGACGCGCGCCGACCAGGTCGGATTGCTCACGTTCAGCGGCGTCGCCTACCTGAACGCCCCGCTGACCTTCGACACCCTCGCACTCCGGACCATGCTCCGGTACCTCGACCCCAACGTGCTGGAGGATCCCGGCAGTTCCCTGGCCTCGGCGCTGGAGCGGGCGGGCCGCTATTTCGAGACCAACCAGGTGCATCCCCGCCTCGTGCTCCTGATTTCCGACGGGGAAGACCTCGCGGGTAACCCCGTGGAGGCGGCGCGGCAGTTTTCGCGCCAGTTCCGCATGAAGGTGTGCACCGTCGGCGTGGGTACCGCCGCCGGGGCCAAGGTGCCGCTGCTGCGGGGTGGCGCCGCGCGCAACAGCTTCGGTCAGGAGGTGGTCTCGCGTCTGAACGAGAGCAACCTGCAACGCCTCGCCGCGGCCACCGGGGGGCGCTATTTCCGCCTCGGCGATCGCGGACAGGGGCTCCAGGAGTTCCGCGATACCGTGCTGATCCCGACCACCGAGTCGGTCGCGCGCCAGGATCTCAAGAACTACCGCGAAGGCTATGCCGTGCCGCTCACGCTGGCCATCGCCTGCCTTGTGGGCAAGATTGTGCTGGCCGCCGGACGGCGGACCCGTCCGCGGACCCTCCCAGGAATTCACGGCGAGGCCGCCGTCCCGTCCCCGAGATGAACGCCGTGCTCCGCCCACTCGATTTTTCGCCATACCGCCGCCGGGTGGTGGGCGTCCTGTCCCCGCTGCTTGCCGCCGCCGCCGTGGCGTTGACCCCGGACATCCCCGCGCTGCAGCAGGACATCCTTGAGGGCCGTGCGGCCGCGGCCCTGGGCATCCTTGAGGCGGCACTGGAGCGGGATCCCGACAATCCGAGGCTCCTGTACGACCACGGGGTGGCGGCCTATGCCGCCGGACGTTTTGAGGAGGCCCTGTTGTCCTTCGACCGGGCGGAGACCTCGGGTCGGAAGTGGCTTTCGAGGCGCGCCCGGTTCCAGATGGGCAACGCCGGGTATCGCATCGGGCTGGAGGCCCGGGCGACGAATTTGGAGGAGACCATAGCGCGCTGGCGGGAATCGCTCAGGGACTTTGCCGAGGTCCTGAAGGACTCCGAGGATCCGCGGGCGCGGGACAATTTCGAGTTTGTCCGGCGTGAGCTGCTGGCCCTGCTGCTTGCGGATGCCCGTCGCAACCAGACCGAAGCCCGGCAGCCGGGTCAGGCCCCGGGCGAGCGCATTGAGAAACTCCGGAATGCCTTCGAGCGCTTCACCGATGCGCAGGAGACGGATCCGGACAACGCCGAAGCCCAGCAGGGTGAACAGGAGACCCGTGCGGAGCTCGCGGCTGCCCTCGCGATGGAAGGCAGCCGGAAATCCCAGAGCGTCCGACTCGTGCAGCCGCGTCCGAACGAGGCGCCGGTGCCGCGTCCCGACTACAAGGAGATCGGCGAGGGTGTCGCGATGCTGGAGGACGCCACGACCCTGCAGCCGGAGAATGAGGCGATCGAGAAGGCGCTGGAGCAGGGCCGGGAGCGGCTGGCCAATGCGCTGACGTTCAACGCCCGGATCCTGATGGCGCAGGAGCTGCAGATGCCCTGGCCCAAGGAAAAGCTGGCCATTTTGCGGATGGCCAAGGAGCTGGTCGAAAAGGCGCTCGACGAGGTGCCGCAGTTCCGTCCGGCGGAGGAAACCCTCGAGGCGGTGAACCGGCGGCTGGCGGAAGTGATGGAGGAGCAGGCCGACCAGCTCGTCGAGCAGACCCCGCAGGGCAACCTGGAACAGCAGGCCCAGTGGTTGAGCCAGGCGCTGGATTTTTACCAGCAGGCTTCAGACCTCCAGCCGCAGAATGACGGCCTGCCCCAGAAGGCGGAAAGCACCCAGAGCCAGCTCGCGTCGGCGTTGTCGCGCCTGGCGGACCGGCTGATGAAGGCGCCGTCCCGCGAGTCGCTCGAACAGCAGGCCGCGCGGCTTGAGGGCGCGCAGCAGGCCCTCCAGCAGTTGATGGGGCTGGAGCCCTCGGAGGAGACCGCCGGCAAGGCGGAGCAGGTGGGCAAGGAGCTCGACGGGGTCCGACAGCAACTGGCCGAGGAGGGACCGCCGATGCCCATGCCGGGCGAGGGCAACCCCCAGTTGGTCCAGCAGTTGCAGCAGCAGATGGGCCCGCCCATGGATGCCCCGCCCCGGCCCAACACACCCGGCGCCAAGGGACCCTGGCAATCCCCGGCCATGAACCGGACCCAGGACTATTGATAGGGCCGGGCGGTCTGCAGGACCTCCTCTGTGCGGCTGGCGATTGCCCCGGAAGAAAGGTCCTCGTCGCGGCCGACAGGCTCGCTGGGAGCCGGTCGCTCTTCGGCGTCGGCAAGGCCGGCATCAATGCTCTGCCGGAGCGCCTGAGCAAGGGGGACTCGATCCGAGAGGGGAAGTGCCATCGCCTCGGTGGTGATTTGCTGCAAAGAATCCAATAGGTTTGGTTGAGCTGTTCGCCATCCGGGCCGGGCTTCAGGGCGTTACCTGGCGGCGAACTCCGGTCCCGCGTACGACTCTAGGAATCCGCACGCCGAACAGCGAAAGACCCCCACTGGAAGGCACTTGTCCGGCGGACCCTTCCGGGTCTGCCGGAACAGCCGGCCGACCATCTCCGGCATCCCTTCGACCCAGGTGCTGACGACCCGGTTGGGGCCCTCTCTTCCGTAAATGAAGCCCTGCACCATTTCGCCGTTGCACTTGGGGCACCGACTCGTTCCCGCGCTCATGTCAGAAACTCCAAAGGGTTGTTGTCGCAGGCCGTCTTCCGACGACTCACCGCAGGGTCAGCAACCGCTGGCTTTTGAGTCAAGACTCCGATCCAGGTGTCCATCCGCGGATCGCTGCGCGGCCACGAGCGTGCCAACCAACAGGTCTTTGATTTCCATATTGCTTGAGGGATGGATAAACCGCTTCCGCCATAGCCCACCGACTAATCGGGAAGGGTTCACCGGAGATCAGGAAAAAGGGCGGCGACCGCAACCGGCCGCCGCCCTTGAAGCGATGTCCGGGTCCGGCCTACTGGCCGACCACCTGGAGGAAGGCCCCGTCCCCGTCGGCGGCCAACGAAGCGGTCCGCTCATTCGTGGTGAGCACCTCGGTCCAGGTGGCGGCCGTCAGGCTGGTGCGGCGCTCCACCCGGAACGGCGGGTTCCCGCCGGTCCAGTTCAGGACGAGATTGGCACCATCGAGCACCGCGGTGGCCCCGATCCCGCCGCCACCGCCCACGCCGGGGGTTGGATCGTCCTTGGGATCCGGATGCGAGATGACCGTGTAGAAGTTGATCTCGCCGGGCGAGTTGGCGCCCGCCGCCGGATTGTTCTCAAGGTTGATCTCGCCCTTGGCCGCCACCAGGAGCTGCTTCGTCGTCATCGCCAGGCTCATCTGGAAGGTGCGGATGCCCCCCGTTTCGGCGGCGTTGATGAAGGGAAGGAAGCTGGCCGTCAGCGGCGTGATCGTCCGGGTGGCCGGATCGAGGGCAAACACCCGCGCGGCCACCTGCTGCAGTTCGTAGCCATCGGGACGCGCCACCCAGCTCACCAGGACGCGGCCCAGCGCGTCCACGGCCACCGTGGCCCGATCGAAGTCGCCTCGGAATCCGGCCTCGCTCACTTCGGCGACGGCCACGAATTCGCGGGTCTGCGCATTCCAGGCCGCCACCCGGACGACGGTCGCGTTGGCGACCTTGCCGGCGAGGAAGACGTAGGGATGATTGATGTGACCGGCGATCCGGGTGCCGTCGCCGCGTCCGCGGTCAAAGCTTTCCCCGGAGGTCGCCTGGTCCACCGAACCCTGCAACGCACCGTCGTTCCCGTAGAAATACAGCATTCCTTGAACGCGGACCACGAAGCCCCCCTTGAAGGCCGCCACGTTGGACCAGAGGTCCCCGGGCGCGACGAGGAAGCTTTCCACCACCACGGAGCCGTCCGGAGCAAAGATCGTCGCCACGGCCGCGGTTCCGTCGGGATGCACCACCAGGGAACGGTCCTCGACGACCGAGACGAAGTTTCCGTTGTCCAGCGCGACGATGTCGCCGCCGAACCGCGTGATCTGGTTGTTGGGTGCGGCGCCCGAGGTCAGGCGGCCGTTGGACGAATCCAGCGCCTTGCTCAGCGGGGTCTGGGTGAGGGTGACCGGATCCAGCTCGTAGGTCTGCACCGTTGCGTAGCGGCCGTCCTCCAGACGGTCATAGCCGAGGCTCCACCGGGCGTCGGCAAACGCGGCCACGACGTGGGGCGAGGCCTCGCCACCCGCCATGAAGTGCACCGCGCCCGGCCGCATGTCACCGGCCACGCGACCGGGATTGCCATTCTGCCGCGAGGCATTGATCACCCCGCGATAGGGCGTGCCGTTGTCCGCGAAAAATGCCTCGCCCAGCTTCATGGGCCCTCCGTCCGCGGGTTGGAGGGC belongs to Verrucomicrobiia bacterium and includes:
- a CDS encoding VWA domain-containing protein; amino-acid sequence: MKFAHPLFLYLLPVSLGLLAWALVWARRRRERLRTVFTGGGERPWARPNGPSGARTADVALTLAAFAFLMLALARPLWFQPDQKNELRGVPYLIALDASRSMLATDVRPSRWAATTNALDRFLLETRADQVGLLTFSGVAYLNAPLTFDTLALRTMLRYLDPNVLEDPGSSLASALERAGRYFETNQVHPRLVLLISDGEDLAGNPVEAARQFSRQFRMKVCTVGVGTAAGAKVPLLRGGAARNSFGQEVVSRLNESNLQRLAAATGGRYFRLGDRGQGLQEFRDTVLIPTTESVARQDLKNYREGYAVPLTLAIACLVGKIVLAAGRRTRPRTLPGIHGEAAVPSPR
- a CDS encoding VWA domain-containing protein, yielding MMRIWGAALPGLEGFEFQHPWVLLLLLLLPPLAWWCGARGPLPTVPVPSLQGVRHLGTVPRRHRGALRWFGLLLPVALCIVALARPRLPRGDLPDPSRGIDILLTLDFSRSMAETDFRLRNRRVSRHEALVSVTGDFIKGRPNDRIGIVCFARTPWLVSPLTLDHEWAMSSLKEAELATGTGIGWAIAASTTFLKHDSDRNKVIILITDGDNSAGPKPFDMAPLAVKENIRVYTILIGPEMVTPSMAANHELNKVARLTGGQFFQAQDANALENIFAAIEKLEKRDLVQKRFVSWRELYPWFLWTAAAVWLVQLAADEVVRRRIP
- a CDS encoding tetratricopeptide repeat protein yields the protein MNAVLRPLDFSPYRRRVVGVLSPLLAAAAVALTPDIPALQQDILEGRAAAALGILEAALERDPDNPRLLYDHGVAAYAAGRFEEALLSFDRAETSGRKWLSRRARFQMGNAGYRIGLEARATNLEETIARWRESLRDFAEVLKDSEDPRARDNFEFVRRELLALLLADARRNQTEARQPGQAPGERIEKLRNAFERFTDAQETDPDNAEAQQGEQETRAELAAALAMEGSRKSQSVRLVQPRPNEAPVPRPDYKEIGEGVAMLEDATTLQPENEAIEKALEQGRERLANALTFNARILMAQELQMPWPKEKLAILRMAKELVEKALDEVPQFRPAEETLEAVNRRLAEVMEEQADQLVEQTPQGNLEQQAQWLSQALDFYQQASDLQPQNDGLPQKAESTQSQLASALSRLADRLMKAPSRESLEQQAARLEGAQQALQQLMGLEPSEETAGKAEQVGKELDGVRQQLAEEGPPMPMPGEGNPQLVQQLQQQMGPPMDAPPRPNTPGAKGPWQSPAMNRTQDY